The Apium graveolens cultivar Ventura chromosome 6, ASM990537v1, whole genome shotgun sequence genome contains a region encoding:
- the LOC141665424 gene encoding uncharacterized protein LOC141665424, protein MDMDSEPEKDAIPGAWTLEVDAISFGFPATNNQAEYEALIAGLNLSRTLRVQDLKIYSDSQIVVKQTNGEYIAKDPTLSKYQALVQSYLASIPNYQVLQMCPEENEEVDILSKLVRNSSDLDCSVYFEELHKPSIESGEILEIESNQNWMTPFINYLDNGELPEDKGKAQRLKVKAAKFFLEEGLLYRGTSNLLS, encoded by the exons ATGGACATGGATTCGGAGCCAGAAAAAGATGCAATTCCAGGAGCTTGGACCTTAGAAGTAGACG CTATATCTTTCGGCTTCCCTGCAACAAACAATCAGGCAGAATATGAGGCGTTGATTGCAGGACTAAATCTCTCCAGGACTCTGAGGGTCCAGGACttaaaaatctacagcgactcccagatagtggtcaagcaaacaaatggAGAATACATAGCAAAGGACCCTACTCTGTCGAAGTACCAAGCACTGGTTCAAAGCTACTTAGCCTCAATACCAAACTATCAAGTCCTTCAGATGTGTccagaagaaaatgaagaagtgGATATTCTATCCAAATTAGTCCGGAACTCATCAGATCTGGATTGCTCAGTTTACTTCGAAGAACTCCACAAACCATCTATTGAATCCGGAGAAATCTTGGAGATCGAAAGCAACCAGAACTGGATGACTCCCTTCATCAACTACTTGGATAATGGAGAGCTCCCTGAAGACAAAGGAAAAGCCCAAAGGTTAAAAGTAAAAGCAGCCAAGTTCTTTCTCGAAGAAGGACTACTCTACCGCGGGACTTCTAATCTCCTATCCTGA